The Cydia amplana chromosome 11, ilCydAmpl1.1, whole genome shotgun sequence genome includes a region encoding these proteins:
- the LOC134652294 gene encoding uncharacterized protein LOC134652294, with amino-acid sequence MTSKRVRNDDTPVRNTSQSHPQQEQPDDEHTEVEEDFLNTARGLAEMAIPSEISSTLTLTLRQLQQVFNSMKKEMTEFTASLNNTSADITEFRNEISDMKSKLKELDSYKTEVQNLRAEVTYLRKELASTEQRKFLKDVEITGLTETRGENLQQVVSIVSTKLGVQLDPRDVDDVRRVGKKGENTAAGLERPRPVVLTLTRRAPRDQLLRAARVRRELNTTNLGIEGNNRPVYINEHLTKENRVLYSKARSVKRQLNYKYAWTSNGSIFLRRSETSSVIHITSEVMLDKMLKNVQNNEGPPATGESRDVAGLPPSDASVDGQPF; translated from the coding sequence ATGACCAGTAAACGGGTTCGAAACGACGACACCCCAGTCCGCAACACATCACAAAGTCATCCCCAGCAGGAGCAGCCTGATGACGAGCATACAGAGGTCGAAGAAGACTTCTTAAACACAGCGCGCGGGCTTGCGGAGATGGCTATTCCAAGTGAAATTTCATCGACACTTACACTCACTTTGCGACAACTGCAGCAAGTTTTCAACTCAATGAAGAAAGAAATGACAGAGTTTACAGCATCTCTAAACAATACCTCGGCAGACATAACCGAATTTCGCAACGAAATATCAGACATGAAATCTAAACTGAAGGAACTCGACTCCTATAAAACGGAAGTACAAAACCTGCGGGCGGAAGTGACCTACCTGCGGAAAGAGCTTGCGTCTACAGAGCAGCGGAAATTTCTCAAAGATGTTGAGATAACTGGACTCACGGAGACCCGCGGTGAAAATCTACAGCAGGTTGTTAGCATTGTAAGCACCAAGCTGGGTGTACAGTTGGACCCGCGCGACGTCGACGATGTGAGGCGCGTGGGCAAGAAGGGCGAGAATACCGCCGCGGGCCTTGAACGGCCCAGACCTGTGGTCCTTACACTCACCCGCCGCGCTCCACGGGACCAATTACTTCGTGCCGCAAGAGTACGCCGCGAACTTAACACAACAAATCTAGGCATCGAAGGAAACAACCGTCCAGTCTACATCAACGAACATTTAACTAAAGAAAATAGAGTTCTTTACAGCAAAGCTCGCTCAGTAAAAAGACAACTAAACTACAAGTATGCTTGGACATCCAATGGATCTATTTTTCTGCGCCGATCCGAAACTAGCTCAGTGATCCATATTACCAGCGAAGTAATGCTAGATAAGATGTTAAAGAATGTGCAAAATAATGAAGGGCCCCCGGCAACAGGTGAGAGCAGGGATGTGGCAGGATTACCTCCCTCTGACGCGTCTGTGGACGGCCAGCCTTTTTAG
- the LOC134652296 gene encoding uncharacterized protein LOC134652296: MTARVDRFQFDSFDNKTEDWDYYIQRFEIELQIHGLDKETSEDKRKQLLLSRIGPAAFKVLVDYYRPVVVTTKSYDDLKKVLNEYYEKKTYVLSERVTFATRHRKAEETITQFILELRSLAGYCEFGTTLDERIRDQLVIGINNSTWQQELIKEHPTNSAKLSDVIATANKLEQAELQSQRLTNNPQMGTEQQTVNKIRPKTHRPTQQQTPKVKTCMFCGRDFHTNMNDCPAKGKRCNACGKENHFSSVCITSGRLKLKQNNTTRQITRQTDSDDDNFDEQSIHTFAVKRHNNPTTKIMIPTQLNAKRVEMLYDPGAVHSVIGKNLWNSIGRPPLKKCKNLMAYTEVEIETLGTCEITVNAFNIQKVLTVYVTLRNDIPLFGLDWCLSFKLPLPPGARLCNIKTPAAITSTQHDTKHNNAVQNILQDFKSLFDGKLGTIKGHSAKIHIPNDVTPKTFRPRPVPLALREQVNSELQRLVQEEVIEPVDTMSTPIEWASPIVIAIKANGSIRICADFKESVTFLGHKIDASGLHPTEERINAIKNMPIPANTTELRALLGSLTYYGRFIDSLHMRCAPLYRHLKKNQRWNWTEEDTRITNELKNILTSSDTLVHYDENKPIYLSSDASEKGLGAVLFHKINETMRPVAYASRTLSDVEQRYSTIDREALGIVYAVTKFHQYLYGRKFILLTDHKPLERIFSQDRETPKIASNRLLRWAMILNSYEYSIHYQAARENTPADALSRLPIACNDTTLEERTGLPQFAHLLHLRLENIPLTKHELQKQTLKDKTLNIIKNYIITHWPDKKDLSNELHTFYEKRDQISYEDGILLWNGRLVIPETLRPQILEMLHDGHNGITAMQSLARLHVYWPNIDKDILTFSKRCSLCQQSRSNTNEAPVFPWGIPVEPWHRLHVDYAGPFLGHMWLIVIDAYTKWLEVVPMNVTTTRATVQRLKNIFATFGTPRYIVSDNGPQFTSEDFNHFCQVSGITHIKTTPYHPKTNGLAERAVRTFKERMLASDRSLDLHERLNSFLRGYRNTPRRSTDRSPYEMMFGRSIRTTFDLWKPDVRENMEKARLKQILRPTNKVVVPPVYKPGDKVWINKPIGKGSDPGTIIKCNGPYSYEVELTNGVHKRKHVDQLRLRYEQVPKTAIDINQQTSRHVPETRQPESEQVPRRTIKIKNFTYYRRNVNTREQSGDHGEQPAPVAPNRDHPDGPMPPPAPVASTSRDTGGGAAEPPAPPSPRRSGRKTKPPSRFGFFGL, encoded by the exons ATGACCGCACGCGTTGATCGTTTCCAATTCGATTCGTTCGATAACAAAACAGAAGACTGGGATTATTATATCCAGCGCTTCGAAATTGAACTACAAATTCACGGCCTCGACAAAGAAACTTCTGAGGATAAACGAAAACAACTTCTTCTTTCTCGGATTGGACCTGCAGCCTTCAAGGTACTCGTAGATTACTATCGACCAGTTGTCGTTACTACGAAGTCGTACGATGACTTAAAGAAGGTGCTTAACGAATATTATGAGAAAAAAACGTACGTTCTCTCAGAAAGAGTTACTTTTGCGACTAGACACAGAAAAGCAGAAGAAACAATCACACAATTCATCCTCGAGCTAAGATCATTAGCGGGATACTGCGAATTCGGAACCACCCTAGACGAACGTATAAGAGACCAACTGGTAATCGGCATCAATAACAGCACATGGCAGCAAGAACTTATTAAAGAACACCCAACAAACAGTGCTAAACTCTCCGATGTTATAGCCACAGCAAACAAGCTTGAACAAGCAGAACTACAGAGCCAACGTTTAACGAACAACCCCCAGATGGGTACTGAACAACAAACCGTTAACAAAATAAGGCCCAAAACTCATCGGCCTACTCAACAACAAACTCCTAAAGTAAAAACATGTATGTTTTGCGGACGTGATTTTCACACGAACATGAATGACTGCCCGGCAAAAGGAAAACGATGTAATGCCTGCGGCAAAGAAAACCACTTTTCAAGCGTCTGCATAACCAGCGGTAGGCTCAAGTTAAAACAGAACAATACCACTAGACAAATAACAAGGCAAACAGACAGCGACGATGACAATTTTGATGAACAGAGCATACACACATTTGCTGTGAAGAGACACAACAACCCAACTACAAAAATTATGATACCAACTCAACTCAACGCAAAAAGGGTCGAAATGCTATATGATCCAGGAGCAGTGCATTCCGTAATTGGAAAAAACCTATGGAATTCTATTGGACGTCCACCACTAAAGAAATGCAAGAACCTTATGGCTTACACGGAAGTAGAAATCGAAACATTAGGAACATGCGAGATAACAGTTAATGCTTTTAACATTCAGAAGGTATTGACCGTTTACGTTACGCTACGAAACGACATTCCACTTTTTGGGCTGGATTGGTGCTTAAGTTTCAAACTACCTTTGCCCCCTGGAGCCAGGCTGTGCAATATAAAAACACCTGCAGCAATAACCTCAACCCAGCACGACACAAAACATAACAACGCAGTACAGAACATCCTTCAAGATTTCAAGTCACTCTTTGACGGTAAACTTGGAACTATAAAAGGGCATAGTGCTAAGATTCACATACCTAACGACGTGACGCCCAAAACATTTCGACCTCGCCCGGTACCACTCGCCTTACGTGAACAAGTGAACAGCGAACTACAACGACTAGTCCAAGAAGAAGTTATAGAACCAGTTGACACTATGTCGACTCCAATTGAATGGGCCTCCCCAATTGTCATTGCAATTAAGGCTAACGGAAGCATCCGCATTTGCGCCGACTTCAAA GAAAGTGTCACCTTTCTAGGACATAAAATAGACGCCAGCGGTCTACACCCGACGGAAGAAAGAATCAATGCAATTAAGAACATGCCTATTCCGGCCAACACAACGGAACTCCGAGCACTACTAGGCTCGTTAACATATTATGGCCGTTTCATAGACAGCCTTCACATGAGATGCGCCCCATTGTACAGACATCTAAAAAAGAACCAAAGGTGGAACTGGACCGAAGAAGACACAAGAATAACGAACGAACTCAAAAACATCCTGACGTCATCGGACACGCTCGTACACTACGACGAAAACAAACCGATATATCTCAGCAGTGACGCATCAGAGAAGGGACTTGGTGCTGTTCTATTTCATAAAATCAACGAGACGATGAGACCCGTGGCGTATGCTTCGCGAACACTCTCCGACGTCGAACAACGATACTCGACTATCGACAGAGAAGCATTAGGGATCGTGTATGCTGTCACGAAATTCCACCAATATCTTTATGGTAGAAAGTTCATCCTGTTAACTGACCATAAACCCCTGGAAAGGATTTTCAGTCAAGATCGAGAAACACCCAAAATCGCTAGCAACCGGCTCCTTAGATGGGCCATGATCTTAAACAGCTATGAATATTCTATCCATTACCAGGCAGCACGAGAAAACACCCCCGCCGACGCACTATCAAGACTACCGATCGCATGCAACGACACAACACTAGAagaaagaaccgggctaccgCAATTCGCCCACTTACTACATCTGAGACTCGAGAACATTCCTTTAACAAAACACGAGCTACAAAAACAAACACTCAAAGACAAGACGCTCAACATTATCAAAAATTATATCATAACGCATTGGCCAGATAAGAAAGACCTTTCCAACGAGCTGCACACGTTTTATGAAAAAAGGGACCAGATATCATACGAAGACGGAATCTTACTTTGGAACGGAAGACTCGTCATACCAGAAACACTCCGACCACAGATCCTGGAAATGCTACACGACGGCCATAACGGCATCACAGCTATGCAGTCACTGGCACGTCTTCACGTATATTGGCCAAACAttgacaaagacatattaacttTCTCAAAAAGGTGCAGTCTATGTCAGCAGTCCAGAAGCAACACGAATGAAGCTCCGGTGTTTCCGTGGGGAATACCAGTCGAGCCTTGGCACAGGTTACATGTAGACTACGCGGGGCCATTCTTAGGTCACATGTGGTTAATAGTTATAGACGCCTATACGAAGTGGCTAGAGGTTGTGCCGATGAACGTTACAACGACGAGGGCAACAGTGCAGAGATTAAAGAACATATTTGCTACATTTGGAACACCAAGATATATCGTAAGTGATAACGGGCCGCAATTCACTTCAGAAGATTTTAACCATTTTTGCCAAGTTTCAGGCATTACGCACATTAAAACAACACCCTATCACCCAAAAACGAACGGATTGGCGGAGCGCGCAGTGCGCACGTTTAAGGAGCGAATGCTAGCCAGTGACAGGAGCCTTGACCTCCATGAACGCCTTAACAGCTTCCTTCGAGGATACCGCAATACCCCACGGCGCTCAACAGATCGATCGCCCTACGAAATGATGTTCGGAAGGTCAATACGCACTACTTTCGACCTGTGGAAGCCTGACGTAAGAGAGAACATGGAAAAGGCACGCCTCAAACAGATACTGAGACCTACCAACAAAGTAGTTGTGCCTCCGGTATATAAACCTGGCGATAAGGTTTGGATAAACAAACCTATCGGTAAGGGGTCTGACCCTGGAACAATCATTAAATGCAACGGACCTTATTCTTACGAAGTAGAACTCACGAACGGAGTACATAAACGCAAACATGTAGATCAGCTTCGCCTAAGATATGAACAAGTACCAAAGACAGCCATCGACATAAACCAACAAACATCTCGACATGTGCCCGAAACTAGACAACCCGAATCTGAACAAGTCCCAAGGAGAACGATCAAGATCAAAAACTTTACATACTACAGACGTAACGTTAACACTCGAGAACAGAGTGGCGACCATGGCGAACAACCGGCCCCAGTAGCGCCCAACCGAGATCACCCAGACGGTCCCATGCCCCCACCGGCACCTGTGGCCTCCACCAGCAGGGATACAGGCGGAGGAGCGGCCGAGCCGCCTGCGCCACCCTCACCGCGCCGGTCGGGACGGAAGACGAAACCACCGTCACGTTTTGGCTTTTTCGGATTATAG